Below is a genomic region from Myxococcus xanthus.
CGTGCTGGAACCAGTCATCGAGTTCCTCGGTCATGTACAATCGGCAGAGATCCAGATAGCCGGGCCTGTAGCCGAACCAGCGGCCCATCTGCATGAGAGTGTCGTACATGCGCGAGGCACGGAGGAAATAGCTTACCGAGAGCCCTTCCAGAGTCAGGCCGCGCGCGAGTTTGTCCCCCCCTACCGCAATGACGCTCAACCCCGTTGCGCGGTGCTCTTCGTAATCGAGCACGTCTCCAGCCGTGCCATTGATCTGCTTGACCTTGATGCCAGCGACAGCGGCCTTGAGGTGTAACGAAACCTTCGACCACGAAAGAACTGGCAGCGACAGATCATTGATGGATTGGGTGGTAGGAACGAAGTCCTCATCCCAGAGGCGACGCAGCTCCGAGTGAAGGCTTGTAACTCCCGCTGCCGTCCCCAACTCCAGGTGGTCCTGCACTTCCTTAAGAGCACGCTTCACCTGGCCGAAGACCTCCTTCTGCACATCGGTGAACCGGGTAACGTGCACGAGCATCGAGTTGTGCTCGTTGAGCTGTCCACGCGCGCGGCGTGCTGCACACACGAGCAGGAAAGAGTGCAGCGCCGTTCGCAGGGACGGTGGGAGCTCACTCTTCCCCTTGAAACGGGGCTTGTGTTCCTTCTTGTGAACAGGAGGTATCCAACCATTTCGCTCTCCAGGGTTGGGCGAGTCGGCATGGTCGGAGATGTGCCGTATGAGGCCGAGTGGCTCCCTCTCCTCGGCGTTCAGCATCGGGTCCGGGTCCAACCCGAAGACACGTACTGGGCCGACGTAATCGGAAGGTGCGGGGAGATTCGTGATGAAGCTCCTGGGGAACAGATCCGCACCGTGCTCGTCGGTCTGGCCAGCATCGTGGATGAAAATGTTGGCGAACGGAGTGGCCGTGTAGCCAACGTAGGCATTCCGCTCGAAGAGATGGAGCAACTTCCGGATCTGCTTGTTGATGGCGGTTGGATCGTGGTCAGGGTCCGGCCGCCCCTCTTCATTGAACTCCTGGGCCCGGGTGTCGATGGATGCGTTGTCCGCCTCGTCATCAATGACCAGGAGAGGCACATCGGGCACGACACGCCTCTCAACGTCACGGACTGTGAGCGTCTTCTGCGCGAAGCGCTCGACCCACGAATTCAGGTTTGCCAGCACTCGCGCGTTCTTCTTGACGACGAAGAGAAGCGGGATGCCTCCAGGCCCGATGTGGAAGTTTCGTCGAACACTCATCTTGAAGTCGCCGTCGTCAGCTCGAGTCGTGATGGTGTTCGCGCGAATACTGGGATCGATCAACCCGACGCCGATATGCTTTGAGATTGACCCTTCAACGGACTCGTCCTTGCTCTCGTACCCGAGGAAGCCTTCGTCCAAGCGAATCTGCGTTTGGCTGCGCAGACTCTTGTGAATACCCGCGAGGACGATGATGACCTTGTAGCCAGCGTCCGCCGCTTTACAGATGAGCCCCGTGTAGTTGGCTGTCTTTCCCGACTGAACGTGCCCTACTACCAAGCCCCGGCGGCTCCACATCCCCTTGCGGTTCGGGTCTTCGAGCCTGCCGAGCGTTTCATAGGTCAGTTCATCGAGCTTCTCGAGGCTCGCGGCAGCCCATCGCTTCTGCTGGAGGAGGCGCTGGTAGCGCTTCCAGAACTTCCAATCGATGTCCGACTTGCGGCTGTTCAGCCATGCGATGTGGTCCTCGTTGTGCTCGAGGGTCACTGCGTTGCCCATCCACACCGTGAATGAGGACTCCAGGTCCGCGACGAGGCGCTCGCGATCAACTTGGCTCTTGCTGTTCGGATCCATCTGCAGCGCAAGGTCGACCTTCGCTGCAATCATGTCCCGGGTCAGCACCTGGCCTTGCTGCACTTGGCCCCTGAGGAGAATCTGCGCAATGCTCCAGGCGCTATCGTAGGCATTGTTCATCTGCTCATTCCTTTCATGAGCTGCTGCTTGGCGCGACTCAGCGCTTCTTCGAGCCCAATTCGTTGATGGCCTTCGCGTACTGAGCGAATGGACGCATGGAGAGGATGCGCTCCCGAGCGGACTCCTCCGTTTCGCCATCTGCGCGCAGAGCCTTAAAGAGTTCCCCAAGCACCTCCGCGACCCTGGCGGGCGGCTCGCTTTCGAAGGCTTCAGCGTGGGCTTCGGGCTTCTCGGACGCATCCAGCCAGATTCGCTGGACGGGCACCGTCTCCTCCAGCAGACGAAGGAGTGCCTTGAGCGGCTTCTGATCACTGCCCTGGCGCTCGATGACGAACTTCACGAGCGGATGCTCCCTACGAACGCGATAGCCAAGCCGACCACGGGTGGTGACCGACTCCCAGGCATCATCGATTTCGCGAACACCTGATGTCCGCACTCGAGCTCCCCTGTGGACGAACACCTCCCGAGCCAGCTTGCGGACCGCATCCGCAAGCTCCCTCAGGCGCTCTTCCAGTTCCGTTGGAGGCCGGGCTCGGGACTTCTTGACATCGATCTCCCACTCGGCATCCGTCGAGTTGGAGATGTCCACCTTCAACCTGGCGAGCCTGTAGTGTTCCTCGGTCGCATACCCCAGACTGAGCCACCCTCCAGCGACCAGCAGGCGGCGCTCCCGATAGACATAGAAGCCCTGTTGGGTGTTCCAGCCCCCCGGGCCGGCAGCAGCCTCATACTCGTCCTCTCTCATGCGGTCCTTGTGCGGCAGGACGTAGCCAGTCACCTGGACCTGCTCCTTCCGGAGCTTCAGTGCCTCTTCAGGAAACTGGTACGTGGCCACATGAGAAGAGAGGAAGGGGTCCCATGGGCGAACCAGCGAGTCGGCATCGCGGCCATTGAGATATATGCGCAAGGGCGGCCGACCGTCCTCTACTTCGAGGTACCTGTGAAAAACCATTCCAAGGTGCCGCCCTACAGTGCGCGCCAATGCGAGGAAGCGGCTCTGGGCCTGGGCATCGTCTTTGCGCACCTTCCCAACGATGCGGTCCATCTGCTCCCACAGCACGAGAGTTCCCTGCCGCTGCCCGTCCAGCGTGGAGAGACGGGAAGCAGAGCCTGGGGCCTCCGTCTTGAGCAGGCGCCACTCCCTGCTGTCTCTCACGTAATCGAGGTCCCAACGCCGGATGGCCCACCTGCCTCCGGCTTTGAGCGTAGCAACCGTGAGACGGCGTGCCTGAGAGAAGGAGGCCGTCTTCAGGCCAAGACCGAACCGCCCGAGATCGTTCGGCGCCCGTTCGTCCAGCGGACTGCGATTGCCAGGGCGCATGGCATCCGCCAACTCAGCCTCGGACATCCCGCGGCCGTCATCCCGCAGAGTGATGTGCGAGTCCTCACCACCCCAG
It encodes:
- a CDS encoding Z1 domain-containing protein, whose amino-acid sequence is MNNAYDSAWSIAQILLRGQVQQGQVLTRDMIAAKVDLALQMDPNSKSQVDRERLVADLESSFTVWMGNAVTLEHNEDHIAWLNSRKSDIDWKFWKRYQRLLQQKRWAAASLEKLDELTYETLGRLEDPNRKGMWSRRGLVVGHVQSGKTANYTGLICKAADAGYKVIIVLAGIHKSLRSQTQIRLDEGFLGYESKDESVEGSISKHIGVGLIDPSIRANTITTRADDGDFKMSVRRNFHIGPGGIPLLFVVKKNARVLANLNSWVERFAQKTLTVRDVERRVVPDVPLLVIDDEADNASIDTRAQEFNEEGRPDPDHDPTAINKQIRKLLHLFERNAYVGYTATPFANIFIHDAGQTDEHGADLFPRSFITNLPAPSDYVGPVRVFGLDPDPMLNAEEREPLGLIRHISDHADSPNPGERNGWIPPVHKKEHKPRFKGKSELPPSLRTALHSFLLVCAARRARGQLNEHNSMLVHVTRFTDVQKEVFGQVKRALKEVQDHLELGTAAGVTSLHSELRRLWDEDFVPTTQSINDLSLPVLSWSKVSLHLKAAVAGIKVKQINGTAGDVLDYEEHRATGLSVIAVGGDKLARGLTLEGLSVSYFLRASRMYDTLMQMGRWFGYRPGYLDLCRLYMTEELDDWFQHVTMAGEELRQEFDRMSAVGGFPADYGLKVRSHSTLLITSPVKMRNGVDLMISFDGDIIETTNFDPRREVLEHNLASTVRFLEKLGRRAPGWIQSRPSGSEEWVTSYVWPEVSAEQVAEFLATLHVPQSSTKAVGVLLSEYIKKQLSQRELSQWTVVLFGGGEGVKENIAGLPIGLTKRQAKNKDATNGLYKIRRLVSPRDEAIDLDAAAYARALKLTKDNFHPDSGRTKRDKMPEAPSGPFIRQVRPKDRGLLIIYPLDPAADTSKVLQLTSPIPIGWAVSFPASETALKVPYRVNNVYWEQQYGSLM
- a CDS encoding ATP-binding protein; protein product: MRKVGEVVSEADYEIAEPRASSMLEALRAVGYSVQTALADLIDNSITAGARNVWLTFHWGGEDSHITLRDDGRGMSEAELADAMRPGNRSPLDERAPNDLGRFGLGLKTASFSQARRLTVATLKAGGRWAIRRWDLDYVRDSREWRLLKTEAPGSASRLSTLDGQRQGTLVLWEQMDRIVGKVRKDDAQAQSRFLALARTVGRHLGMVFHRYLEVEDGRPPLRIYLNGRDADSLVRPWDPFLSSHVATYQFPEEALKLRKEQVQVTGYVLPHKDRMREDEYEAAAGPGGWNTQQGFYVYRERRLLVAGGWLSLGYATEEHYRLARLKVDISNSTDAEWEIDVKKSRARPPTELEERLRELADAVRKLAREVFVHRGARVRTSGVREIDDAWESVTTRGRLGYRVRREHPLVKFVIERQGSDQKPLKALLRLLEETVPVQRIWLDASEKPEAHAEAFESEPPARVAEVLGELFKALRADGETEESARERILSMRPFAQYAKAINELGSKKR